Proteins co-encoded in one Nicotiana sylvestris chromosome 7, ASM39365v2, whole genome shotgun sequence genomic window:
- the LOC138873463 gene encoding uncharacterized protein, giving the protein MMKDLMSQNFDFQDLATVTLTQTCSAVVTRLIAEKLSDPGSFTIPCTIGNFAFAKALCDLGASLNLMPLEIYKRLGIGRVRPTSMLLQLADRTIKRPSGILDDVLIQVGKFLFSTNFVILDCKVDEEIPIILGRPFLVTGRALIDCENGELKMRLNDEEITFNVQKSMRRPSEFTNCSLIDVADVIVETDDEMLTIEDPLAACLMNLDEVNGEELVEWVLALEGRGFWDRTLEFEPLHLENREIPPAKPSIEEPPKLELKPLPAHLRYEFLGPDSTLPVIISSSLLDVQAQQLLQVLKECKTAIGWTMTDIKGINTAYCMHKFCWKRDTNLPRNIKEG; this is encoded by the coding sequence atgatgaaggacttaatGTCCCAAAAttttgatttccaagacttggccacggtGACTCTTACTCAGACCTGCAGTGCAGTGGTGACTAGACTAATCGCGGAGAAGCTATCTGACCCAGGGAGCTTTACAATTCCCTGTActattggtaattttgctttCGCTAAGGCACTTTGTGATCTAGGGGCCAGCTTAAATCTTATGCCCCTAGAGATTTATAAGAGGCTGGGGATTGGAAGAGTTAGGCCCAcatctatgttgttgcagctagCTGACAGGACTATAAAGAGACCCTCTGGTATCctggatgatgtgttgattcaggtGGGGAAATTTTTGTTCTCTACAaattttgtgatcttagactgcaaggtggatgaagaaattcccataattttgggaagaccattcttggtCACTGGGAGAGCTCTTATTGATTGTGAGAatggggagctcaagatgagacTGAACGAcgaagagataacattcaatgtgcaaaaatctatgaggcgaccaagtgaattcaccaattgctctcttattgatgtcgcTGATGTAATTGTAGAAACTGATGATGAGATGTTGACAATTGAGGACCCCCTGGCTGCATgtctgatgaatttagatgaggtgaatggagaAGAACTGGTagaatgggtgttggcattagagggcagagggttctgggatagaactcttgaatttgagcccttacacttagaaaatagagaaattcctccagctaagccatccattgaagaaccaccaaagctggaattGAAGCCATTGCcagcccatctcaggtatgagttccttggacctgactccacattacctgttattatctcatccagtttgttagatgtgcaagCACAACAACTCTTacaggtactcaaggagtgtaagACTGCCATTGGATGGACCATGAcagacattaaggggatcaaCACCGCCTACTGTATGCAtaaattctgctggaagagggacacaaaccttccaaGGAACATCAAAGAAGGCTAA